The DNA window AAGAAAGACCTGATCGTTGACTCCTATCTGAAGTGGCGCATCAGCGACTTCAGCCGTTACTATCTGGCGACCGGCGGTGGCGACGTCTCCCAGGCCGAAGTGCTGCTGAAACGCAAGTTCAGCGACCGTCTGCGTTCTGAAATCGGCCGCCTGGACGTGAAAGACATCGTGACCGACTCGCGCGGCAAGCTGATGTCCGATGTGCGTGATGCGCTGAACACCGGCACCGTGGGTGACGGCGAAGAAGTGGCGACCACCGAAGCCGATGACGCTATCGCCTCTGCGGCGGCGCGCGTTGAACGGGAAACTACCGGCAAACAGCCGCAGGTTAACCCGAACAGCATGGCGGCGCTGGGCATCGAAGTGATCGACGTGCGTATCAAGCAGATCAACCTGCCAGCGGAAGTGTCCGACGCCATCTACCAGCGTATGCGCGCCGAGCGTGAAGCGGTAGCCCGTCGTCTGCGCTCGCAGGGCCAGGAAGAAGCCGAGAAGCTGCGCGCCAGCGCGGACTACGAAGTGACCCGTACCCTGGCGGAAGCCGAGCGTCAGGCGCGTATCACCCGCGGTGAAGGCGATGCCGAAGCGGCCAAGCTGTTCGCCAACGCGTTCAGCCAGGATCCGGACTTCTATGCCTTTATCCGTAGCCTGCGTGCCTATGAAGCCAGCTTCAAGGACAACCAGGACGTGCTGGTACTGAGCCCGGACAGCGATTTCTTCCGCTACATGAAGTCGCCTGATACCCTGCGCAAATAAGCGCGGCAGGCAATCTGATCGAGGGCCCGTTTACGCGGGCCCTTTCTCGTTTTTGGGGGATGCATGAACTCAACGATTTGGCTGGCGCTCGGGCTGGTTCTGGTGTTGGAAGGATTGGGGCCGATGCTGTTTCCGCAGGCCTGGCGCAAAATGATCGTGGCGATGTCGCAGCTGCCGGACGCGACGCTGCGGCGATTTGGCGGTGGAATAGTGGTTGCGGGCTGCGTGATCTACTACATGTTGAGCGGCCGCACGGGTCTTTAAAGTCTAGCCCAAAATTTATGCAATCGTATGCTAAAAGTGCTGAAAATCGAAAATTACGGTGGTAGAATCCATTTTTAAGCAATCGGTGATTTTGAAAAATGGGTAAGAACGTCGTCGTACTGGGCACCCAATGGGGTGACGAAGGTAAAGGCAAGGTTGTAGACCTGCTGACTGAACGGGCTCAATATGTTGTGCGCTACCAAGGTGGCCATAACGCTGGCCACACTCTGGTAATCAACGGTGAAAAAACCGTCCTTCATTTAATTCCTTCAGGTATTCTGCGTGAAAACGTCACCAGCATCATCGGCAACGGTGTTGTTCTGGCGCCGGACGCGTTGATGAAAGAAATGGGTGAACTCGAAGCGCGTGGCATCCCGGTACGCGAACGTCTGTTACTCTCTGAAGCTTGCCCGCTGATCCTGCCTTACCACGTCGCGTTGGACAACGCGCGTGAGAAAGCGCGCGGCGCGAAAGCGATCGGCACCACCGGTCGCGGCATCGGCCCGGCTTACGAAGATAAAGTGGCTCGTCGCGGCCTGCGCGTCAGCGACCTGTTCAACAAAGAAACCTTCGCCGTTAAGCTCAAAGAGATCGTCGATTACCACAACTTCCAGCTGGTCAACTACTACAAAGTTGAAGCCGTCGATTATCAGGCGACGCTGGACTACGTGCTGTCTATCGCCGACATCCTGACCGCCATGGTGGTTGACGTTTCTGAACTGCTGGACGGCGCGCGCAAGCGTGGCGATCTGATCATGTTCGAAGGCGCTCAGGGCACCCTGCTGGATATCGACCACGGTACTTACCCGTACGTCACCTCTTCCAACACCACTGCCGGCGGCGTGGCTACCGGTTCCGGCATCGGCCCGCGTTATGTGGACTACGTGCTGGGCATCGTGAAAGCCTACTCCACTCGCGTGGGTGCAGGCCCGTTCCCAACCGAACTGTTCGATGAAACCGGCGAGTACCTGTGCAAGCAGGGTAACGAGTTCGGCGCCACCACCGGCCGTCGTCGTCGTACCGGCTGGCTGGACGCCGTAGCGGTGCGTCGCGCCGTGCAGATCAACTCCCTGTCCGGCTTCTGCCTGACCAAACTGGACGTCCTGGACGGCCTGAAAGAAGTGAAGATCTGCGTGGGCTACCGCATGCCGGACGGCCGTGAAGTGGATACCACTCCGCTGGCGGCTGAAGGCTGGGAAGGCATCGAGCCTATCTACGAAACCATGCCAGGCTGGAGCGAAACCACCTTTGGCGTGAAAGAGCACAGCAAGCTGCCTCAGGCTGCGCTGAACTACATCAAGCGCATCGAAGAA is part of the Serratia marcescens genome and encodes:
- the hflC gene encoding protease modulator HflC, giving the protein MRKSFVVIVLAVLVVLYASLFVVQEGQRGIVLRFGKVLRDGENKPLVYAPGLHLKIPFIETVKNLDARIQTMDNQADRFVTSEKKDLIVDSYLKWRISDFSRYYLATGGGDVSQAEVLLKRKFSDRLRSEIGRLDVKDIVTDSRGKLMSDVRDALNTGTVGDGEEVATTEADDAIASAAARVERETTGKQPQVNPNSMAALGIEVIDVRIKQINLPAEVSDAIYQRMRAEREAVARRLRSQGQEEAEKLRASADYEVTRTLAEAERQARITRGEGDAEAAKLFANAFSQDPDFYAFIRSLRAYEASFKDNQDVLVLSPDSDFFRYMKSPDTLRK
- a CDS encoding DUF2065 domain-containing protein, giving the protein MNSTIWLALGLVLVLEGLGPMLFPQAWRKMIVAMSQLPDATLRRFGGGIVVAGCVIYYMLSGRTGL
- a CDS encoding adenylosuccinate synthase codes for the protein MGKNVVVLGTQWGDEGKGKVVDLLTERAQYVVRYQGGHNAGHTLVINGEKTVLHLIPSGILRENVTSIIGNGVVLAPDALMKEMGELEARGIPVRERLLLSEACPLILPYHVALDNAREKARGAKAIGTTGRGIGPAYEDKVARRGLRVSDLFNKETFAVKLKEIVDYHNFQLVNYYKVEAVDYQATLDYVLSIADILTAMVVDVSELLDGARKRGDLIMFEGAQGTLLDIDHGTYPYVTSSNTTAGGVATGSGIGPRYVDYVLGIVKAYSTRVGAGPFPTELFDETGEYLCKQGNEFGATTGRRRRTGWLDAVAVRRAVQINSLSGFCLTKLDVLDGLKEVKICVGYRMPDGREVDTTPLAAEGWEGIEPIYETMPGWSETTFGVKEHSKLPQAALNYIKRIEEVTGVPVDIISTGPDRSETMILRDPFDA